A stretch of Shewanella dokdonensis DNA encodes these proteins:
- a CDS encoding YheV family putative zinc ribbon protein, with the protein MSKSRKRFVAGARCPQCQALDSIVLYKDNGVETVECTECGYHEQQTEAKVADKAQGQVIGLFKPE; encoded by the coding sequence ATGAGCAAATCCAGAAAGCGTTTTGTTGCCGGAGCCCGTTGTCCCCAATGTCAGGCGCTCGATAGCATCGTCCTATATAAGGATAATGGCGTAGAAACGGTCGAATGTACTGAATGTGGTTACCATGAACAACAGACGGAAGCCAAAGTCGCCGATAAGGCACAGGGGCAAGTGATCGGCCTGTTTAAGCCAGAATAA
- a CDS encoding ATP-binding protein codes for MPSLIRILLIDTHLPGVVELRLDGHTNICGTNASGKTTLQRLVPVFYGEYPSRVVPSTRDSFERWYLPRESSYIIYEYQKADGLLYQAVLASAGDGKGVNYRFIGKGFELADYIKSQNGDTIICHTMGKLRDVFSKLNVPYTNLLNTREYRAIIQNDRSLLNTGSNRSELRNYARQFSLCETDHSLRHIEKLAKAVHSKEGKMETVKSMIAAILEEDGVNPPTSSINPQRVESWIRESQLIAGFEKIRPEFDKLDQEFNELQAAELRLASLSQGYRHDEVLESQRQEQQQTLSQECNFRLKTLDEQWKEQRDEINQELSAAKGDANKLEDELDTIENQQNAYLDADIEQAKAHLEQLPLWRADLESLSERHKLLTEKHQDVEAAYNARRSKIGEQLNRELEKLHQQQDEQREQLDKQKQLASEDTAKLDNEWRERIDAGKAKFQEQQYQLKLAAAEQQLLVNNVSYTEEEKLALAVFDERIERADTEQEAANVKVERLGSEERKLKAQREQVTEALRLASLRVNERQGELDDIRQMLFPQSHTLLEFLRRELPGWEQHLGKVVNPELLHRSDLHPGYLGESDNFYGLTLDLPALDIPAYAASEPELRARLAQAEDALQHAEALKQAAEEQLVDANSALDSLGRELTMARTSYKNLREDLRRLMEERRNAQTAINQALAARKAEAGKRLTQLDYEMKQLHNQHLEWVEEQKSLALEARMENQVYWQDVIGAIEQQLQTIRDSILQRRERAKEEQKACDSWYRNELKSRGINEDEIVALKRQMRELDSQIASAEQRRSEVLRYEDWYQHTWLQRKPKLVSELAKVKQALSALEQQLKNRASEVKQQRQQLETSLRQSHAAQVEASENLSKLRGLLRKLSELKLPKNNEETPGSISERLRQGEELLLKRDYLLGSVKQYVDHFDQVIAAKSGSSLAETWERAREDSSYVTDKGIRLLDYRKLVPALEQLLNVMVPQSVTALREQGRIFGVDLTAFYDVLADIDRRIASQSARITREVGEELFLEGVSDSAVKIRSRISELEFWPELETFVKAFRAWKADGFSKLPDEHYTDSMRRALDIIGRSALTGGIAKLLEIELRLKEGNSDLIIRTDRQLNESSSHGMAYLILCKFLLAFTRLLRGKADVTIHWPIDELGTLHHSNVKKIFDACENNNICVLGAFPNPESEVLNLFVNRYIINKQTKRLQLVKPKLDPIAKKLSERLAKEAV; via the coding sequence ATGCCAAGCTTGATCCGAATTCTGTTGATCGACACCCACTTGCCGGGCGTAGTGGAACTGCGCCTCGACGGCCATACCAATATTTGTGGGACTAACGCCTCCGGTAAAACCACCTTGCAGCGCTTGGTGCCAGTATTTTACGGCGAATACCCCAGCCGGGTGGTGCCATCGACCCGTGACAGCTTCGAGCGCTGGTATCTGCCACGCGAGTCCAGCTACATCATTTACGAATACCAGAAAGCCGATGGCTTGCTGTATCAGGCGGTGCTGGCTTCGGCGGGGGATGGCAAAGGGGTTAACTACCGCTTTATTGGCAAAGGTTTTGAATTAGCTGACTACATCAAGTCACAGAATGGTGACACTATTATCTGCCACACCATGGGCAAATTGAGGGATGTTTTTAGTAAGCTGAACGTACCGTACACCAATCTGCTCAACACCCGCGAATATCGCGCCATTATACAGAATGATCGCAGTTTGCTGAATACCGGCAGCAACCGCAGTGAACTGCGCAATTACGCGCGGCAGTTTTCGCTGTGCGAGACCGACCATTCATTACGGCACATAGAAAAACTGGCCAAGGCGGTGCACTCGAAAGAGGGCAAGATGGAAACCGTCAAGTCGATGATTGCCGCCATTCTGGAAGAAGACGGGGTCAATCCGCCAACCTCCAGCATCAATCCGCAACGGGTCGAATCCTGGATCCGCGAAAGTCAGTTGATTGCCGGTTTTGAAAAAATTCGCCCAGAATTCGACAAACTGGATCAGGAATTCAATGAACTGCAAGCCGCCGAGCTGCGTTTAGCCAGCCTGTCACAGGGCTATCGGCATGACGAAGTGCTGGAAAGTCAGCGGCAAGAGCAACAACAAACCTTGTCGCAAGAGTGTAATTTCCGCCTGAAAACCCTGGACGAACAGTGGAAAGAACAGCGCGATGAGATCAACCAGGAACTGTCGGCCGCTAAAGGCGATGCCAACAAACTGGAAGATGAACTCGACACAATTGAAAACCAGCAGAATGCCTATCTGGATGCCGATATCGAGCAGGCAAAAGCGCATCTGGAACAACTGCCACTGTGGCGCGCCGATCTGGAAAGCCTGAGTGAGCGTCATAAACTGCTGACCGAAAAACATCAGGACGTTGAAGCCGCTTATAACGCCCGGCGCAGCAAAATCGGTGAGCAGCTCAACCGCGAACTGGAAAAACTGCATCAACAACAGGATGAACAGCGGGAACAGCTAGATAAGCAAAAACAACTTGCCAGTGAAGACACCGCCAAGCTTGATAATGAATGGCGTGAGCGCATTGATGCGGGCAAAGCCAAGTTTCAGGAACAACAATACCAACTGAAGTTAGCGGCAGCTGAGCAGCAACTGTTGGTGAACAACGTCAGCTATACCGAAGAGGAAAAGCTGGCGCTGGCGGTGTTTGATGAACGTATTGAACGCGCCGATACCGAACAGGAAGCGGCTAACGTTAAGGTGGAACGCCTCGGTAGTGAAGAGCGCAAACTCAAAGCGCAGCGCGAGCAGGTGACCGAAGCGTTGCGACTGGCCTCACTGAGGGTCAATGAGCGCCAAGGTGAACTGGATGATATCCGGCAAATGCTGTTTCCGCAGTCACATACCTTGCTGGAATTTTTGCGGCGTGAACTGCCGGGCTGGGAACAACATCTGGGCAAGGTGGTGAATCCGGAACTGCTGCATCGCAGCGATCTGCACCCCGGCTATCTGGGCGAAAGCGACAACTTTTATGGGTTAACGCTGGATTTGCCAGCACTGGATATTCCGGCTTACGCCGCCAGTGAGCCGGAACTGCGGGCGCGCTTGGCGCAGGCCGAAGATGCACTGCAACATGCCGAGGCACTGAAACAAGCCGCCGAAGAGCAACTGGTCGACGCCAATAGCGCGCTGGATAGTCTCGGGCGTGAGCTGACCATGGCGCGCACCAGCTACAAGAATCTGCGCGAAGATTTGCGGCGTTTGATGGAAGAGCGGCGTAATGCCCAAACCGCCATCAATCAGGCGCTGGCAGCGCGTAAAGCCGAAGCTGGCAAACGGTTAACACAGCTCGACTATGAGATGAAACAGCTGCACAACCAGCATCTCGAATGGGTTGAGGAACAAAAATCGCTGGCGCTAGAAGCGCGCATGGAAAATCAGGTGTACTGGCAGGATGTCATTGGTGCTATCGAGCAGCAGTTACAGACGATTCGCGACAGTATTTTACAGCGCCGCGAGCGCGCCAAAGAGGAACAAAAAGCTTGCGATAGCTGGTATCGCAATGAACTTAAGTCTCGCGGTATCAACGAAGATGAAATCGTGGCGCTGAAACGGCAGATGCGCGAACTGGACAGCCAGATTGCCAGCGCCGAACAACGTCGCAGTGAAGTGCTGCGTTACGAAGACTGGTATCAGCACACCTGGCTACAGCGCAAACCTAAGCTGGTGAGTGAACTGGCGAAGGTCAAACAAGCGCTATCTGCGTTGGAGCAACAGCTAAAAAACCGTGCCAGTGAAGTAAAACAGCAACGGCAGCAGTTGGAAACAAGCTTGCGTCAGTCCCATGCAGCGCAGGTGGAAGCCTCCGAAAACCTCAGTAAATTGCGCGGCTTGTTGCGTAAACTGAGCGAATTGAAACTGCCAAAAAATAACGAAGAAACCCCGGGCAGCATCAGCGAACGACTGCGACAGGGCGAAGAGTTATTACTGAAACGCGATTACCTGTTGGGCTCAGTCAAACAGTATGTGGATCATTTCGATCAAGTCATTGCTGCCAAATCGGGTTCCAGCCTGGCCGAAACTTGGGAACGGGCCCGTGAAGATTCCAGCTATGTTACCGATAAGGGCATTCGCTTATTGGATTATCGCAAGCTGGTGCCGGCACTGGAGCAACTGTTAAACGTGATGGTGCCGCAGTCGGTCACCGCCTTACGGGAACAGGGGCGTATTTTCGGTGTGGATCTCACCGCGTTTTACGATGTGCTGGCGGATATCGACCGCCGCATTGCCTCGCAAAGTGCGCGCATTACCCGTGAAGTGGGCGAAGAGCTGTTCCTCGAAGGGGTTTCCGATTCGGCGGTGAAGATCCGCTCCCGTATCAGCGAACTGGAATTCTGGCCGGAACTGGAAACCTTCGTCAAAGCGTTCCGCGCCTGGAAAGCCGATGGTTTCAGCAAGTTACCGGATGAACACTACACCGACAGTATGCGCCGGGCGCTGGATATTATCGGTCGCTCTGCACTGACCGGTGGCATTGCCAAGTTGCTGGAGATTGAACTGCGCCTGAAAGAAGGTAACTCTGACCTGATTATCCGTACCGATCGTCAACTCAATGAATCTTCCAGTCACGGCATGGCTTATCTAATTCTGTGTAAATTCCTGCTGGCCTTTACCCGGCTGCTGCGTGGCAAGGCTGATGTAACCATTCACTGGCCGATTGATGAACTGGGCACCTTGCATCACAGCAACGTGAAGAAGATTTTTGATGCCTGTGAAAACAACAATATCTGCGTGCTCGGGGCGTTCCCGAATCCGGAATCGGAAGTGCTCAACCTGTTCGTTAACCGTTACATCATCAATAAACAGACTAAGCGCTTACAGCTGGTGAAACCGAAACTGGACCCGATTGCCAAAAAACTCAGTGAACGTCTGGCGAAGGAGGCGGTGTAA
- a CDS encoding phosphoenolpyruvate carboxylase, protein MSSNLHQAGVKLLRLLGRHAELVMDTYLGGSIDEEKLEPAAVKKLTESGILWRPEPGEQLRLSRNVRALLEDGLKDERNRQINANVGSALATIKTLASHYREARASVDYSAAEAYLGDLSEQVYSFTESLRYSIRVLWGRINNEFGYVGSISAKIRENELAQSQVTELLNGLEMFEFSELGELAGDIRELRRLLVTSLQETLSSCAQELSVVQGRLLELLGRFRKIQGRTRLLKGWLLYTDLHPDYEVADHVAHKQIPQLFNQAQSLLAPAAVDVHNPQHEPQLLELVASVKAISRESSSTHTLQQAQPVAVVAAEAFDIPDNPLKQAVEEYFCAVIDSGRNQSALQYLESQQLPWDAESWLFQVIGGFEGLSDEHKQFFDLEPLGEAHPIYSGNFIIRDVEVGLR, encoded by the coding sequence ATGAGCAGCAATCTGCATCAGGCTGGCGTCAAGTTACTGCGCTTGCTTGGCCGCCATGCCGAACTGGTGATGGACACCTATCTGGGTGGCAGCATCGACGAAGAGAAGCTGGAACCGGCAGCTGTTAAAAAACTCACCGAAAGCGGCATCTTGTGGCGTCCAGAACCCGGCGAACAGCTGCGTTTGTCGCGCAATGTGCGGGCACTGTTGGAAGACGGCCTGAAAGATGAACGTAATCGCCAGATCAACGCTAACGTTGGTTCGGCGCTGGCAACGATTAAAACGCTGGCGAGTCATTATCGCGAAGCGCGCGCCAGTGTCGATTACAGCGCTGCTGAAGCTTATCTGGGGGATTTGTCTGAGCAGGTGTACAGCTTTACCGAAAGTCTGCGTTACTCCATCCGTGTCTTGTGGGGCCGTATCAATAACGAGTTTGGCTATGTCGGTTCGATCAGTGCCAAAATCCGTGAGAACGAGCTGGCACAGAGCCAAGTCACCGAGCTGTTGAACGGGTTGGAAATGTTTGAGTTCAGCGAACTGGGCGAATTGGCGGGGGATATCCGAGAACTGCGGCGTTTGCTGGTCACCAGTTTGCAAGAAACCCTTAGCTCCTGCGCCCAGGAACTCAGCGTGGTACAGGGGCGATTGCTGGAACTGTTGGGACGTTTTCGTAAAATTCAGGGGCGCACCCGTTTGCTCAAGGGCTGGTTGCTATATACCGATCTGCACCCGGATTACGAAGTGGCCGACCATGTGGCTCATAAGCAGATCCCACAGTTGTTTAATCAAGCGCAATCCTTACTGGCACCGGCAGCGGTGGATGTGCATAACCCGCAGCATGAACCCCAACTGCTGGAACTGGTTGCCAGTGTGAAAGCTATCAGCCGTGAAAGCTCGTCAACGCATACGCTACAACAGGCGCAACCTGTGGCTGTAGTTGCCGCTGAAGCCTTTGATATTCCAGATAATCCGTTGAAACAGGCGGTAGAAGAGTATTTCTGTGCGGTTATCGATTCCGGTCGTAACCAGTCGGCATTGCAGTATCTTGAGTCGCAACAGTTGCCATGGGATGCCGAAAGCTGGTTGTTCCAGGTCATCGGTGGTTTTGAGGGGCTTAGCGACGAACACAAACAATTTTTTGACCTAGAACCTTTGGGCGAAGCTCACCCCATTTACTCCGGTAATTTTATTATCCGTGACGTCGAAGTGGGGCTGCGCTGA
- a CDS encoding transglutaminase-like domain-containing protein, with product MQRRDFLKNAALLSTAGVISPLLATSVQAKPAATATEGRRRFTVTQHYDVKAPEGSAGVVKLWIPLPVDMTFQHVDSLQYQGNYQDAYITTGNAYGAKTLFATWPDAKNKLALTLEFVIETQDWEPRKNGELDNYKVPEVIQYPAEVKPYLLPTSHIPVDGLVKQTADKIVGAETNPLKKAHKLYLWVTDNMFRDNDVIGCGTGDVATILKTGNMGGKCTDISSVFVALARAAGIPAKEVFGIRVGQAIKMGKYSHKAFGSADDNGVAKISGGQHCRAMFYLAGYGWLPADPGM from the coding sequence ATGCAAAGACGTGATTTTTTAAAGAATGCTGCGCTGTTATCTACCGCGGGGGTGATCAGCCCCTTGCTGGCAACCTCGGTACAGGCTAAACCGGCTGCCACCGCAACAGAAGGCCGCCGTCGTTTTACTGTCACTCAACACTATGATGTAAAAGCGCCGGAAGGTTCCGCTGGTGTAGTGAAACTGTGGATCCCATTGCCTGTTGATATGACGTTTCAACATGTAGACAGTTTGCAATACCAAGGCAACTATCAAGATGCTTATATCACAACTGGTAATGCTTATGGTGCCAAAACGCTGTTTGCCACCTGGCCAGATGCTAAAAATAAACTGGCCCTAACCTTGGAATTTGTGATTGAAACCCAGGATTGGGAACCGCGTAAAAACGGTGAGCTGGATAACTATAAAGTGCCTGAGGTGATTCAGTATCCAGCCGAAGTTAAACCTTATCTGCTGCCAACATCCCATATTCCGGTCGATGGTTTAGTAAAACAGACCGCTGATAAAATCGTCGGCGCTGAAACTAACCCGCTGAAAAAAGCCCATAAACTCTACCTGTGGGTGACGGATAACATGTTCCGCGACAACGATGTTATCGGCTGTGGTACTGGCGATGTGGCAACCATTCTGAAAACCGGCAACATGGGCGGCAAGTGTACCGATATCAGCTCCGTCTTTGTGGCGTTGGCACGGGCGGCAGGGATCCCGGCGAAAGAAGTGTTCGGTATCCGCGTTGGACAAGCCATTAAGATGGGGAAATATTCCCATAAAGCGTTTGGTAGTGCCGATGATAACGGCGTTGCCAAAATCAGTGGTGGGCAGCATTGCCGGGCGATGTTCTATCTGGCGGGTTACGGTTGGTTGCCAGCTGATCCGGGGATGTGA
- a CDS encoding mercuric transporter MerT family protein, with translation MATAVIAAVASSLCCIGPLLYLVFGISAASLSGVEQLTWLHYPMLLLSVGLIALGFWRLYFSRRPLCSGTFSRTKMLILYWLAVPLVLAFQLYPYVLPWILEQFE, from the coding sequence GTGGCAACTGCGGTCATTGCCGCCGTTGCTTCTAGCCTGTGTTGTATTGGGCCCTTGTTATATCTGGTATTTGGGATCTCGGCGGCCAGCCTGTCTGGCGTGGAACAACTGACTTGGCTGCATTACCCGATGCTGCTGTTATCGGTGGGGTTAATTGCACTGGGATTCTGGCGCCTGTATTTTTCACGTCGGCCCTTGTGCAGCGGCACTTTTAGTCGCACCAAGATGTTAATTCTGTACTGGCTGGCGGTACCATTGGTGCTGGCTTTTCAGCTTTATCCTTATGTATTGCCTTGGATTCTGGAGCAGTTTGAATGA
- a CDS encoding heavy-metal-associated domain-containing protein, protein MKRLMLMLLLLCSPAVWAANETVIIDVEAMTCPLCVTVVNKVLRQTDGVIKAKSSLKTRQAVVIVPAGFDTDKLLQAIAKTGYTGVIHQPEKAS, encoded by the coding sequence ATGAAACGTTTAATGCTGATGTTACTGTTGCTATGCAGCCCGGCGGTTTGGGCCGCCAACGAAACAGTGATTATTGACGTGGAAGCCATGACTTGTCCGTTGTGTGTTACTGTGGTCAATAAAGTGTTGCGGCAAACCGATGGGGTGATCAAAGCCAAGTCGTCACTGAAAACCCGTCAGGCAGTAGTGATAGTGCCAGCGGGCTTCGATACCGATAAATTGCTACAGGCGATTGCGAAGACTGGCTATACGGGCGTGATCCATCAGCCCGAAAAAGCGTCATAA
- a CDS encoding CBS domain-containing protein has protein sequence MKVQDIMTANVVCISDGATIKDAHLLMQSRGVRHLPVISEANGTLVGLLTHKKMVTTVIGLLNRYGTGALDRHERYTPLAELMETDFTPLTTDTALTDVVDYFISNKHGCLPVVDSERKVLGIVTSSDFVKLCSKLLKG, from the coding sequence ATGAAAGTACAGGACATAATGACAGCTAATGTGGTGTGTATCAGCGACGGCGCCACTATCAAGGATGCGCACCTGTTGATGCAAAGCCGCGGGGTACGCCACCTGCCAGTGATTTCAGAAGCCAATGGCACTTTAGTCGGCTTGTTGACTCACAAAAAAATGGTCACAACCGTCATAGGATTACTCAATCGTTACGGCACGGGAGCGCTGGATCGACACGAGCGCTATACCCCGCTGGCAGAACTGATGGAAACCGATTTCACGCCGTTGACCACCGACACCGCGCTGACCGATGTAGTGGACTACTTTATCAGCAATAAACATGGCTGCTTGCCGGTCGTCGATAGTGAACGCAAGGTGCTGGGAATTGTGACCTCGTCTGACTTTGTTAAATTGTGCAGTAAGTTGCTTAAAGGCTAG
- a CDS encoding alkaline phosphatase D family protein, which yields MTRSFSRRRFLALSAKGIGAAVVSYGLMGCNSNDDDSDTVAATFKHGVASGDPLSDAVILWTRVTPVADAKVKVSWQVATDAAFSQLVTNGETLTDSARDYTVKIDAVGLKPGTRYYYRFAVGEQQSPTGITKTLPEGSVASVKLAVMSCSNYPAGYFNVYELAAQRDDLDALLHLGDYIYEYGRGQYASEHAAELGREVLPANELLTLSDYRTRYAQYRSDASLQKIHAKVPFITIWDDHEVANDAWKEGAENHNDGEGDFELRKEAAMQAYFEWLPIRPWQAGDNQDIYRSFSFGDLLDLHMLDTRLLARDKQLDYADYLDANGNFDQTGLMAALTDSSRTMLGQTQLAWLQQQLQTSTATWQVIGQQVLMGRMLLPAAVATQQMSISDYAELGQLAQLAARAQAGDPTLTQAELDYLLANQAKLTPEVLALLQLPNIPYNLDAWDGYGYEREVLLQTIRALGKNTVVLAGDTHNAWANNLRDQDGNAVAVEFATSSVTSPGMEDYLALDPSQIDSYEQAVVGMVADLQYTNLLQRGYLLLDLSAERAAATWYFVDTILSSNFTEVSARQRQGYVLAGTPTVVMAAQS from the coding sequence ATGACCCGTTCGTTTTCCCGCCGCCGTTTTCTGGCACTTTCAGCTAAAGGCATAGGTGCTGCCGTTGTCTCTTATGGGCTGATGGGCTGTAACAGCAATGATGATGACTCTGATACCGTAGCAGCCACTTTCAAACATGGTGTTGCCAGCGGCGATCCGCTGAGCGATGCCGTGATCCTGTGGACTCGAGTCACTCCGGTGGCTGACGCTAAGGTGAAAGTTTCTTGGCAGGTGGCGACAGATGCCGCCTTCTCACAACTGGTGACCAATGGTGAAACGCTGACCGATAGCGCACGGGATTACACGGTGAAAATCGATGCGGTAGGGCTTAAGCCTGGCACTCGTTACTACTATCGTTTTGCCGTAGGTGAGCAACAGTCGCCAACCGGTATCACTAAAACCCTGCCAGAAGGGAGTGTCGCGTCAGTGAAGTTGGCGGTGATGTCTTGCTCCAATTATCCGGCCGGATACTTCAATGTGTATGAGCTGGCGGCGCAGCGAGATGATCTGGACGCTTTACTGCATCTTGGGGATTACATCTATGAATATGGCCGAGGTCAGTACGCCAGTGAACATGCGGCAGAACTGGGGCGCGAGGTGTTACCAGCTAATGAACTGCTGACGCTCAGCGACTATCGTACTCGCTACGCGCAATACCGCAGTGATGCCAGCCTACAGAAAATACATGCCAAGGTGCCCTTTATCACCATCTGGGACGATCATGAAGTGGCCAATGATGCCTGGAAAGAGGGCGCCGAAAACCATAACGATGGTGAAGGTGACTTTGAACTGCGAAAAGAAGCAGCAATGCAGGCATATTTTGAATGGTTGCCAATTCGGCCGTGGCAGGCAGGCGATAACCAGGATATCTACCGCAGTTTCAGTTTCGGTGATTTATTAGATCTGCACATGCTGGATACTCGTTTACTGGCTCGCGACAAACAGTTGGACTACGCCGATTATCTGGATGCAAATGGTAACTTTGATCAAACCGGGTTGATGGCGGCACTCACGGACAGCAGCCGTACCATGCTGGGGCAAACGCAACTGGCATGGTTACAGCAACAGTTGCAAACCTCTACCGCCACTTGGCAAGTTATCGGACAACAGGTACTGATGGGGCGGATGCTGTTACCTGCCGCCGTGGCCACCCAACAGATGTCCATCAGCGATTATGCTGAGTTGGGGCAACTGGCACAATTGGCGGCAAGAGCCCAGGCCGGAGATCCAACACTGACGCAGGCTGAATTGGATTATCTGCTGGCGAATCAGGCCAAACTCACCCCTGAGGTGTTAGCGTTACTGCAATTGCCCAATATTCCTTACAACCTGGATGCTTGGGACGGTTACGGTTATGAGCGTGAAGTATTACTTCAGACAATACGGGCGCTGGGTAAGAATACTGTGGTGCTAGCAGGCGACACCCATAATGCATGGGCCAACAATCTGCGGGATCAGGATGGTAATGCGGTAGCGGTAGAATTTGCCACCAGTTCGGTGACATCGCCGGGGATGGAAGATTATTTGGCATTGGATCCCAGCCAAATCGACAGTTATGAACAAGCGGTGGTTGGCATGGTGGCTGATTTGCAATACACCAATTTGCTGCAACGCGGTTACTTGCTATTGGATCTCAGTGCTGAACGTGCAGCCGCAACTTGGTACTTTGTGGATACTATCCTGTCGAGTAACTTTACCGAAGTGTCAGCCAGACAACGCCAGGGTTATGTGCTCGCCGGCACACCAACAGTGGTGATGGCAGCTCAGAGTTAA
- a CDS encoding endonuclease/exonuclease/phosphatase family protein, with product MFDDFTLATLNLYNFAAPPLAYHQFDNIYSQQQWRQKCDWISRWVRAAKPQLLAMQEVFSPEALQTLCDQCGLPYFVTIAQPQIEGFVAHQSVVALASSYPLTDVSEVEIDRQLIAAMGLTDDFAPSRSFLRATAVLPGIGSTDIYVVHFKSPRSLLTAEDSHLEGVPALLAGSALGRWASIVKRGTEAALLYQAMLQRRSRSGHAMVLMGDFNATIDSSEMRALMTDSSRLFAADLRAAGLAALDELQLQQRIGRYRLYDAWALWQQQQQLTDTRPVSHFHGASGSAVDHILLSQEFNGASQHSLGQVQAYRVYDDHLLRPNYQLDVMASDHTPVTATISLRHP from the coding sequence ATGTTTGACGATTTTACGCTTGCGACCCTCAATCTCTATAATTTTGCCGCGCCACCATTGGCCTACCACCAGTTTGATAACATCTATAGTCAGCAGCAATGGCGGCAAAAATGTGATTGGATCAGCCGTTGGGTACGCGCGGCGAAACCGCAACTACTCGCAATGCAGGAAGTGTTTAGCCCAGAGGCGTTGCAAACCCTATGTGACCAATGTGGGTTACCTTATTTTGTTACGATAGCCCAGCCGCAAATCGAAGGATTTGTGGCGCATCAGAGTGTGGTGGCACTTGCCAGCAGTTATCCGTTAACCGACGTCAGCGAAGTTGAAATTGACCGGCAACTGATTGCAGCTATGGGGTTGACCGACGATTTTGCGCCCAGTCGCAGTTTCCTGCGGGCAACAGCCGTGCTCCCCGGAATTGGTAGTACCGATATTTACGTGGTGCATTTTAAATCGCCACGTTCGCTGTTAACGGCTGAAGATAGTCATCTCGAAGGAGTGCCAGCATTGCTGGCGGGTAGCGCCCTTGGTCGCTGGGCTTCCATTGTAAAACGCGGGACTGAAGCGGCACTGTTATATCAGGCCATGCTGCAACGCCGCAGCCGTAGCGGCCACGCCATGGTGCTGATGGGCGACTTTAATGCCACCATCGACAGCAGTGAGATGCGGGCGTTAATGACCGATAGTAGTCGCCTGTTTGCGGCAGACTTACGGGCCGCAGGCTTGGCTGCATTAGACGAGCTACAACTGCAACAGCGTATTGGCCGCTATCGGCTGTACGATGCCTGGGCATTATGGCAACAGCAGCAGCAACTTACCGATACACGGCCGGTGAGCCATTTTCATGGTGCCAGTGGCAGCGCCGTTGATCATATTCTGCTGAGTCAGGAATTCAACGGCGCCAGTCAGCACAGTTTGGGACAGGTGCAGGCGTACCGGGTTTATGACGATCATCTGCTGCGGCCAAATTATCAATTGGATGTCATGGCCAGCGATCATACACCTGTGACCGCCACCATCAGTTTGCGACACCCTTAA